Proteins encoded in a region of the Campylobacter sp. RM16189 genome:
- a CDS encoding PBP1A family penicillin-binding protein, with translation MRFLSSLFFIIFVSSGAAFIYLYYQIQPDISGIIEYKPKLTTQIYDKNGNLIANLFEENRIYARYDEIPSRVIEALVAIEDTSFFEHGGINPEAITRAIIKDIKAGKLVEGASTLTQQLVKNMILTREKKFTRKIQEMIVAMKLEKELTKEQILERYLNQVYLGHGYYGIKAAAKGYFRKELNELTIKEIAILVGLPKAPSAYDPTKHLDLSLGRANNVIWRMNMLGWINEDEYKKAIAEQPIVYDDTLTQNVSPYVVDEVIKEASKIFSDIRVGGYRIETNIDLKVQKMAEDALKFGYSEILKRDKDANASVLNGAIVVTAPKSGEILALVGGVDYSKSSYNRATQSMRQPGSSFKPFIYQIALDLGYSPMSKVADISRVFSSGNEQDWKPKNYSGGFQGYITLKNALRQSRNLATINLLNEIGLDTTYKLISDMEFKNISKDLSMALGSFGISPLEFAKFYSMFPNGGEIVEPQLIRKIINPQNLETAFETRRIQTTKPEQAYLMVDMLKTVVNSGTGQNARVKGIQIAGKTGTTNNNIDAWFCGFTPEVEVVIWYGNDNNTPMRKIEGGGRTAAPVFKAFIEQYIKEFPETKRNFIEPEGIFHTMYEGKDELYTKTSPLPKQDAQDNLIKQDNEGMIF, from the coding sequence ATTAGATTTTTATCTTCACTTTTTTTTATAATTTTTGTCTCAAGCGGCGCAGCCTTTATATACCTATATTATCAAATTCAGCCCGATATAAGTGGAATAATAGAGTATAAGCCAAAACTTACTACACAAATTTATGACAAAAACGGAAATCTCATAGCAAATCTTTTTGAGGAAAATAGAATTTACGCCAGATACGACGAGATTCCTTCTCGTGTAATAGAGGCCTTAGTAGCGATAGAAGATACAAGCTTCTTTGAGCATGGAGGCATAAATCCTGAGGCTATTACAAGAGCCATTATAAAAGATATAAAGGCCGGCAAGCTGGTAGAAGGTGCTAGTACACTCACTCAGCAGCTTGTAAAAAATATGATACTAACCAGAGAGAAGAAATTTACTAGAAAAATACAAGAGATGATTGTGGCAATGAAGCTTGAAAAAGAGCTTACCAAGGAGCAAATTTTAGAAAGATACCTTAATCAAGTATATTTGGGTCACGGATATTACGGTATAAAAGCTGCGGCTAAAGGGTATTTTAGAAAAGAGCTAAACGAGTTAACCATAAAAGAGATAGCTATTTTAGTAGGCTTACCAAAGGCTCCAAGCGCTTATGATCCCACAAAGCACCTTGATCTATCTCTTGGTAGGGCGAACAATGTAATCTGGCGTATGAATATGCTTGGTTGGATAAATGAGGATGAGTATAAAAAAGCCATAGCCGAACAACCTATAGTATATGATGATACTTTAACTCAAAACGTCTCTCCTTATGTGGTGGACGAGGTTATTAAAGAAGCTTCAAAGATATTTAGCGATATTAGAGTTGGCGGATATAGGATAGAGACTAATATCGACCTCAAAGTTCAAAAGATGGCAGAAGATGCACTGAAATTTGGCTATAGTGAAATTTTAAAGCGCGATAAAGACGCCAATGCCTCGGTTTTAAACGGAGCCATCGTCGTAACGGCACCAAAAAGCGGTGAAATTTTAGCCCTAGTTGGCGGAGTTGATTACTCCAAAAGCAGCTACAATAGAGCTACCCAGAGCATGAGACAGCCGGGATCTAGCTTTAAACCATTTATATACCAAATTGCGCTTGATCTAGGCTACTCTCCGATGAGTAAAGTAGCCGACATATCAAGAGTTTTTAGTTCAGGAAACGAGCAAGACTGGAAGCCAAAAAATTATAGCGGTGGATTTCAAGGCTATATAACGCTAAAAAATGCATTAAGACAGTCAAGAAACTTGGCGACTATAAATTTGCTTAACGAAATTGGACTTGATACGACATATAAGCTCATTAGCGATATGGAATTTAAAAATATATCCAAAGATCTATCTATGGCGCTTGGAAGCTTTGGCATATCGCCTTTGGAATTTGCCAAATTTTACTCTATGTTTCCAAATGGTGGAGAGATAGTCGAACCTCAACTTATACGAAAGATTATAAATCCACAAAATTTAGAGACAGCATTTGAGACAAGGCGAATTCAAACAACAAAGCCGGAGCAAGCATATCTAATGGTAGATATGCTAAAAACGGTTGTAAATAGTGGTACAGGACAAAACGCAAGAGTAAAAGGCATTCAGATAGCTGGCAAGACAGGCACTACAAACAACAATATAGACGCTTGGTTTTGCGGATTTACTCCGGAAGTGGAAGTTGTGATATGGTATGGAAATGACAATAATACGCCTATGAGAAAAATAGAGGGTGGAGGAAGAACGGCTGCGCCGGTATTTAAGGCTTTTATAGAGCAATATATAAAAGAATTTCCCGAGACAAAGAGAAATTTTATAGAACCCGAAGGGATATTTCATACCATGTATGAAGGAAAAGATGAGCTATATACCAAAACTTCTCCGCTTCCTAAACAAGACGCACAGGATAATCTAATCAAGCAAGATAATGAAGGAATGATATTTTAG
- the maf gene encoding septum formation inhibitor Maf has protein sequence MINLASSSITRAKILEENEVKFRQFSFDFDESEVDRNLKPASYVLKVVQTKKEQFLKEHPNLKNLLFADSAVVCNGKILGKAKDKQEALYMLNLQSGNEAKIITAMIFLGEEFELTNISSTTYQFAKFSQDDLNEYIKSNEWQGKAGAMMIEGFNKKYILKKIGNESTARGLNIEQLKAFL, from the coding sequence ATGATAAATCTAGCATCAAGCTCTATCACAAGAGCTAAAATTTTAGAAGAAAATGAAGTTAAATTCAGGCAGTTTTCTTTTGATTTTGACGAAAGCGAAGTTGATAGAAATTTAAAACCCGCAAGTTATGTTTTAAAAGTAGTTCAAACGAAAAAAGAGCAATTTTTAAAAGAGCATCCAAATTTAAAAAATCTCCTTTTTGCAGATAGTGCAGTCGTGTGTAATGGTAAAATCTTAGGTAAGGCAAAAGATAAACAAGAGGCTTTATATATGCTAAATTTACAAAGCGGTAATGAAGCTAAAATTATAACAGCCATGATATTTTTAGGTGAAGAATTTGAACTTACCAATATAAGCTCTACAACATATCAATTTGCCAAATTTAGCCAAGATGATTTAAACGAATACATAAAAAGTAACGAATGGCAAGGAAAAGCTGGCGCAATGATGATAGAGGGATTTAATAAAAAATATATATTAAAAAAGATAGGCAATGAAAGCACGGCCAGAGGCTTAAATATAGAGCAATTAAAGGCCTTTTTATGA
- a CDS encoding 3-isopropylmalate dehydratase has product MPEFNIAFAKLSHILPFLHTVATIVFVGFQANFWFMAKFFMKDIANNHKRYILVISALKYLGCAVYISLAVIIATSMLTGEDDYSKVADPMLNTILATKWTVFCFLLINVIYVTYRINRAVKSMKKGEYIELHENLIVVIYYFIPLNVVFALFATYLGIAYRAF; this is encoded by the coding sequence ATGCCTGAATTTAACATAGCTTTTGCAAAACTTAGTCACATTTTGCCATTTTTACATACGGTTGCCACGATAGTATTTGTGGGATTTCAAGCCAACTTTTGGTTTATGGCTAAATTTTTTATGAAAGATATTGCAAACAATCACAAAAGATACATTCTAGTGATCTCTGCACTAAAATATCTTGGATGCGCGGTTTATATATCTTTGGCTGTGATTATCGCAACCAGCATGCTAACAGGAGAAGATGACTACTCTAAGGTTGCAGACCCTATGTTAAATACGATTCTAGCTACCAAATGGACGGTCTTTTGCTTTTTGTTGATAAATGTAATATATGTAACATATAGAATAAATAGAGCGGTCAAATCAATGAAAAAAGGCGAATATATAGAGCTTCATGAAAATTTGATAGTAGTTATATATTACTTTATACCGCTAAATGTCGTATTTGCACTGTTTGCAACCTATCTTGGTATAGCTTATAGGGCGTTTTGA
- the alaS gene encoding alanine--tRNA ligase produces the protein MKNCDTNIFDVREAFLNFFSSKGHEIIPSAPLVPNDATLLFTNAGMVPFKSIFTGEIPRPTPPIRTSCQTCIRAGGKHNDLDNVGYTARHHTFFEMLGNFSFGEYFKKDAIAYGWEFVTEILKLPKDRLYVTVHESDDEAYEMWQEHISKDRIYKFGDKDNFWQMGDTGPCGPCSEIFYDQGAENFNSDEDYMGGDGDRFLEIWNLVFMQYERGADGKLSPLPKPSIDTGMGLERVTAIKEGKFSNYDSSLFIPYINEVARLCKKPYEYSTGASYRVISDHIRSVTFLLAQGVNFDKEGRGYVLRRILRRAVRHGYLLGIKEPFMYKLVDKVCELMGGHYAYLNDKKEAVKEQIRLEEERFFATIASGLELFNSELKNTKDVFSGEIAFKLYDTYGFPLDLTADMLRDKNLKVDEAKFEELMNEQKTRAKAAWKGSGDKSAKGDFKELLEEFGENEFIGYESLSSKSKILALLDEDFKRVMSLKAGQNGWVMLDKTPFYAQSGGQCGDTGDILNFAKVVDTQKFHGLNLSSIELKANLSAGDEVEVKVSDERSEIARHHSATHLLHSALRSILGTHVAQAGSSVEATKLRFDFSHPKALTSEEINKIENFVNNAIANGAAAKTEIMDIESAKNSGAIALFGEKYDDNVRVLSFGDVSKELCGGTHVKNINEIGAFFITKESGVSAGVRRIEAICSKAALNFAKNLRDELEEIRGELKSVEPMTAIKKLKSEIKSLKDELKNAGGSKAINPTDIGGIKVCVEILESGDIKTAIDEIKNSNEKVAALFMQVKDEKIAIAAGVKNANIKAGEWVKMTAQILGGNGGGKDDFATAGGKDVSQIDRAKKEAFEFIKGKLA, from the coding sequence ATGAAAAATTGCGATACAAATATTTTTGATGTCAGAGAAGCTTTTTTAAATTTTTTCAGCTCAAAGGGACACGAAATAATACCTTCCGCTCCGCTTGTTCCAAATGATGCAACACTGCTTTTTACAAACGCTGGAATGGTGCCTTTTAAAAGTATTTTTACAGGTGAGATTCCACGCCCTACCCCGCCGATTCGCACAAGCTGCCAAACCTGCATAAGAGCGGGCGGTAAACATAACGACCTTGATAATGTCGGATATACGGCACGCCACCACACTTTTTTTGAAATGCTTGGAAATTTTAGCTTCGGAGAATACTTTAAAAAAGATGCGATAGCTTACGGATGGGAATTTGTAACAGAGATATTGAAACTACCAAAAGATCGCCTTTACGTAACAGTTCACGAGAGTGATGATGAAGCGTATGAGATGTGGCAAGAGCATATAAGCAAGGATAGAATTTATAAATTTGGAGATAAAGACAATTTCTGGCAAATGGGCGATACCGGACCTTGCGGACCTTGTTCTGAGATATTTTACGATCAAGGAGCAGAAAATTTTAACTCCGATGAAGACTACATGGGTGGAGACGGAGATAGATTTCTTGAAATTTGGAATCTCGTATTTATGCAGTATGAAAGAGGCGCAGACGGAAAGCTAAGCCCTCTTCCAAAACCTTCAATAGATACAGGCATGGGACTTGAACGTGTAACGGCAATAAAAGAGGGGAAATTTAGCAACTACGACAGCTCTCTTTTCATACCTTATATAAATGAGGTTGCAAGGCTTTGTAAAAAACCTTACGAGTATTCAACCGGAGCAAGCTACCGCGTAATCAGCGATCATATTCGCTCGGTTACTTTTTTGTTAGCTCAAGGAGTAAATTTTGATAAAGAGGGTAGAGGATACGTTCTGCGACGAATTTTACGCCGCGCTGTTCGCCACGGATACTTACTGGGTATAAAAGAGCCTTTTATGTATAAGCTAGTTGATAAGGTATGCGAACTAATGGGCGGACACTACGCTTATCTAAATGATAAAAAAGAGGCGGTTAAAGAGCAGATTAGATTAGAAGAAGAGAGATTTTTTGCAACTATAGCATCGGGTCTTGAGCTATTTAACAGCGAGCTTAAAAATACTAAAGATGTCTTTAGCGGAGAGATCGCGTTTAAGCTTTATGATACTTACGGCTTCCCACTTGATCTTACAGCCGATATGCTAAGGGATAAAAATCTAAAAGTAGATGAAGCAAAATTTGAAGAGCTGATGAATGAGCAAAAAACTCGTGCAAAGGCCGCTTGGAAAGGAAGCGGAGATAAGAGTGCAAAGGGAGATTTTAAAGAGCTTTTAGAAGAATTTGGAGAGAATGAGTTTATAGGATATGAAAGTTTGAGCTCAAAAAGCAAAATTTTAGCCTTGCTTGATGAGGATTTTAAAAGGGTTATGAGCTTAAAAGCCGGACAAAACGGCTGGGTTATGCTTGATAAAACTCCTTTTTATGCACAAAGCGGCGGACAATGCGGAGATACTGGAGATATTTTAAATTTTGCAAAAGTGGTTGATACGCAGAAATTTCACGGATTAAACCTATCATCTATAGAGCTAAAAGCAAATTTAAGCGCAGGAGATGAGGTTGAAGTAAAAGTAAGCGACGAAAGAAGCGAAATAGCTCGCCACCATAGTGCAACACACCTACTTCACTCGGCACTTAGAAGCATTCTTGGAACACATGTGGCACAAGCAGGATCAAGCGTAGAAGCTACCAAGCTTAGATTTGACTTCTCTCATCCTAAGGCTCTTACAAGCGAAGAGATAAACAAAATAGAAAATTTTGTAAATAACGCTATAGCCAACGGAGCCGCTGCAAAAACCGAGATAATGGATATAGAAAGCGCTAAAAACAGCGGTGCTATAGCTCTTTTTGGTGAAAAATACGATGACAACGTAAGGGTCCTTAGCTTTGGCGATGTTAGCAAAGAGCTTTGCGGAGGAACTCACGTAAAAAATATTAACGAAATTGGGGCATTTTTTATAACAAAAGAGAGCGGAGTGAGTGCAGGAGTACGTAGAATAGAGGCGATATGCTCAAAAGCTGCCCTAAATTTCGCCAAAAATTTAAGAGATGAACTTGAAGAGATAAGAGGCGAGCTAAAAAGCGTAGAGCCGATGACGGCGATAAAAAAGTTAAAGAGCGAGATAAAGAGCCTAAAAGATGAGCTTAAAAACGCTGGCGGGTCAAAGGCTATAAATCCAACTGATATCGGCGGAATAAAGGTTTGTGTAGAAATTCTAGAAAGCGGAGATATAAAAACCGCAATAGATGAGATAAAAAACTCAAATGAAAAAGTTGCTGCACTATTTATGCAGGTTAAGGACGAAAAAATAGCCATCGCAGCAGGCGTTAAAAACGCAAACATAAAGGCCGGAGAGTGGGTTAAAATGACGGCTCAAATTTTAGGTGGAAATGGCGGTGGCAAGGATGATTTTGCAACCGCAGGTGGTAAGGATGTGAGTCAGATAGATAGAGCCAAAAAAGAGGCTTTTGAATTTATTAAAGGAAAATTAGCTTAA
- a CDS encoding Gfo/Idh/MocA family oxidoreductase codes for MKKRLAIIGFNDVGKFHCNELRRSDEFDLVGVYCQKNSESFGRIKIYSDLNELFESADPEAIIITDGIQYLELFSKCVKTCKHIFIHHPIAKNTGAIHEMKYYSNLSGVMSVAGFFDRFNPVIVSLKKSLEREEKIYSINITRGFCLSRNLNLEILQNIDLARFVAASDIAQFSKFEVHKEDKKNPTNTLCQLKMKNQTLVSIHNSINYPIDRFIIEVSANSGIYFGDLIGMKLNKYTDYGQQNLKVDSDISPIKKAHSEFFELCKNDKFNNLASLDDALKVYEICV; via the coding sequence ATGAAAAAACGGCTTGCTATCATAGGGTTTAATGATGTCGGAAAGTTTCATTGCAATGAACTTAGAAGGTCCGATGAATTCGATCTTGTCGGTGTGTATTGTCAAAAAAATAGCGAATCTTTTGGGCGTATAAAAATTTATAGCGATCTAAACGAGCTGTTTGAATCCGCAGATCCGGAAGCTATTATAATAACAGATGGAATACAGTATCTTGAGCTTTTTTCAAAGTGTGTGAAAACCTGCAAACATATATTTATCCATCATCCTATAGCTAAAAATACAGGTGCAATTCATGAGATGAAATATTACTCTAATCTAAGTGGAGTTATGAGTGTCGCTGGATTTTTTGATAGGTTTAATCCTGTGATAGTATCTTTAAAAAAATCTCTTGAGAGAGAAGAGAAGATTTATTCGATAAATATTACAAGAGGCTTTTGTTTAAGCAGGAATTTAAATTTAGAAATCTTGCAAAATATTGATCTGGCAAGATTTGTAGCGGCTAGTGATATAGCGCAATTTTCTAAATTTGAAGTTCATAAAGAGGATAAAAAGAATCCAACAAATACTCTTTGTCAGCTGAAAATGAAAAATCAAACTTTAGTGAGTATACATAACTCCATAAATTATCCTATAGATCGGTTTATAATCGAAGTTTCGGCAAATAGCGGAATATATTTTGGAGATTTGATAGGTATGAAATTAAATAAATACACTGATTATGGACAGCAAAATTTAAAAGTAGATAGTGATATTTCACCTATTAAAAAGGCCCATTCGGAGTTTTTTGAGCTTTGTAAAAATGATAAATTTAATAATTTGGCATCGCTTGATGATGCTTTAAAGGTATATGAAATATGCGTATAA